One Vespa velutina chromosome 9, iVesVel2.1, whole genome shotgun sequence DNA segment encodes these proteins:
- the LOC124951572 gene encoding potassium voltage-gated channel protein eag-like isoform X1 — translation MPGGRRGLVAPQNTFLENIIRRSSSQPDSSFLLANAQIVDFPIVYCNESFCKISGYNRAEVMQKSCRCGFMYGELTNKETIARIEECLEGQIHDQFEILLYKKNSTPRETPLWLLLQIAPIKNERDLVVLFLLTFRDITALKQPIETDDSKGGLSKFAKLARSVTRSRSVLVSQFSSHLPALKDSALPTTAKQSHLAHMMSLSGDVMPQYRQEAPKTPPHILLHYCAFKAIWDWIILCLTFYTAIMVPYNVAFKNKTSEDVSLLVLDSIVDVIFFIDIVLNFHTTFVGAGGEVVSDPKVIRMNYLKSWFIIDLLSCLPYDVFNAFDHDEDGIGSLFSALKVVRLLRLGRVVRKLDRYLEYGAAMLILLLCFYMLVAHWLACIWYVTLRYSIGRSDADNGVQYSWLWKLANVTQSPYSYLWTNASTAPELVAGPSRRTMYVTALYFTMTCMTSVGFGNVAAETDNEKIFTICMMIIAALLYATIFGHVTTIIQQMTSATAKYHDMLNNVREFMKLHEVPKALSERVMDYVVSTWAMTKGLDTDKVLNYCPKDMKADICVHLNRKVFNEHPAFRLASDGCLRALAMHFTMSHSAPGDLLYHTGESIDSLCFIVTGSLEVIQDDEVVAILGKGDVFGDSFWTNPSVGQSAANVRALTYCDLHTIKRDRLLEVLDFYQAFANSFARNLVLTYNLSNRLIFRKVADVRREKELAERRKNEPQLDQAQDHLVRKIFSRFKTDGEAQISVSKAVSTRSQQDSDEELTVNVLPPWPSFRFRRERHTADVEKGDSKDGKDGESSHSRKPSTDENIAAKPRTGKWGRLLGSSSLDSGSETGTAGDTFKRSLSARDSRPSSSAGTNKVFPKFGKLGGTIEETGGGDSADKDGQHQQQQQQQQQLQQQQSQNLSVDSKQLQLRRLESYDGGLISTQPSHDREILAAVLEVKVDLKLEVQRVNQRLAKMEDMLQTLLSRVPLAGTPPGSTVISQQQQQQQQLQQQQQQQQQQQQQRPLNFPSSSSAQNQPSCQVQVNQQQVVPQSMQMSEQKASITSTTTSMTPGEGYREQQQQQQQQPMERSSKSQEHHHHHHHHHQQSKDSDRLSGSSDYKTSSREVSKELLERLAQASTSRGDDSSALGPLILRKRKSKSRNKGAAPLAPLATQPISPSEATETTQMLECTDDREASSASVERTERTDRSERKRPPPRPREYY, via the exons GTACCCCACGAG AAACACCACTATGGCTTCTACTGCAAATAGCACCGATCAAAAACGAACGAGACTTAGTCGTCCTGTTTCTGTTAACCTTCCGGGATATAACGGCGTTGAAGCAGCCTATAGAGACGGACGACAGCAAGGGTGGCCTTTCGAAATTTGCCAAACTCGCAAGATCGGTTACCAGATCGAGATCGGTCCTTGTTTCGCAATTCAGCTCCCACCTTCCGGCTCTGAAGGATTCTGCTTTACCTACCACGGCAAAACAATCACATCTGGCtcat ATGATGTCCTTGAGCGGAGATGTAATGCCACAGTACAGACAGGAAGCACCAAAAACTCCACCGCACATTTTGTTACATTATTGCGCATTCAAAGCGATCTGGGATTGGATTATTTTGTGCTTGACCTTTTACACGGCCATAATGGTTCCGTACAACGTTGCCTTCAAAAATAAAACCAGCGAGGATGTTTCTCTTTTGGTACTCGACAGTATAGTCGatgtaatattctttatcgatatagtattaaattttcataccACATTCGTCGGTGCTGGTGGTGAAGTTGTGTCCGATCCAAAA GTTATCAGAATGAATTATCTCAAGTCTTGGTTCATCATCGATTTGCTGAGCTGTCTACCCTACGACGTGTTCAATGCGTTTGATCACGATGAGGACGGTATCGGTAGTCTTTTCTCCGCTTTGAAGGTTGTCCGTTTACTTCGTCTTGGAAGGGTCGTTCGCAAACTCGATCGGTATCTGGAATATGGAGCCGCCATGCTCATTCTTCTGCTCTGTTTCTACATGTTGGTTGCTCACTGGCTGGCCTGTATCTGGTACGTCACATTAAG GTATTCGATAGGAAGATCGGATGCTGACAACGGAGTTCAATATTCATGGCTATGGAAGTTGGCCAATGTTACCCAGTCACCGTACAGTTACTTGTGGACCAATGCCAGCACTGCACCAGAACTAGTAGCTGGACCATCACGCCGCACGATGTATGTCACTGCTCTTTACTTCACGATGACTTGCATGACTTCCGTCGGCTTTGGAAACGTTGCGGCAGAAACAGATAACGAGAAGATATTTACCATCTGCATGATGATCATTGCTG cATTGCTGTACGCTACGATTTTTGGTCACGTTACAACTATTATTCAACAAATGACATCGGCCACAGCCAAATATCATGACATGTTGAACAACGTACGGGAATTCATGAAACTCCATGAAGTACCTAAAGCGCTTAGCGAACGTGTCATGGATTATGTAGTAAGTACATGGGCAATGACCAAGGGCCTAGATACGGACAAAGTGCTTAACTATTGTCCTAAAGATATGAAAGCCGATATTTGCGTACATCTTAATCGGAAGGTTTTCAATGAACACCCTGCCTTCAG GTTGGCATCCGACGGATGTTTACGTGCTTTAGCAATGCATTTTACAATGTCGCACAGTGCACCTGGTGATCTGCTCTATCACACAGGTGAATCTATCGACTCGTTATGCTTCATCGTTACCGGAAGCCTAGAAGTTATACAAGACGATGAAGTAGTAGCGATTCTTGGAAAGGGTGATGTCTTTGGTGACAGCTTTTGGACTAACCCATCGGTTGGACAAAGCGCCGCTAACGTTAGAGCATTAACTTATTGTGACCTTCATACTATTAAACGTGATCGGCTGTTAGAAGTTTTGGATTTTTATCAAGCCTTCGCAAACTCCTTCGCCAGAAATCTTGTACTAACGTACAATCTAAGCAATCGG CTGATCTTTCGAAAGGTGGCCGACGTGCGTCGTGAAAAGGAACTCGCCGAAAGACGAAAAAACGAGCCACAGTTGGATCAAGCTCAGGATCATTTAGTTCGGAAAATTTTCTCAAG GTTCAAGACTGATGGGGAAGCCCAGATCAGCGTCTCCAAAGCCGTTTCAACACGGTCCCAACAGGATTCAGACGAGGAGCTCACCGTGAACGTCCTGCCGCCCTGGCCCAGTTTTAG ATTTCGTAGAGAGAGACATACGGCAGATGTTGAGAAAGGAGACAGTAAGGATGGGAAAGATGGCGAATCGTCGCATTCAAGAAAACCGTCCACCGATGAGAATATCGCTGCCAAACCACGAACTGGCAAGTGGGGAAGGTTGTTAg gTAGTTCCAGTCTGGATTCAGGTAGTGAAACAGGTACGGCCGGGGACACGTTCAAGAGATCGTTAAGTGCAAGAGATTCGCGTCCAAGTTCTAGTGCCGGAACGAACAAAGTATTTCCGAAATTCGGGAAGTTAGGTGGTACGATAGAAGAAACAGGTGGAGGAGATAGCGCTGATAAGGATGGACAAcatcagcaacaacagcaacaacaacaacaactacaacaacaacaatctcAGAATCTTTCGGTAGACTCGAAGCAATTGCAGCTTCGACGTTTGGAAAGTTATGATGGTGGTTTGATATCGACTCAGCCTAGTCACGATCGTGAGATTCTTGCGGCGGTATTAGAAGTGAAGGTCGACTTAAAGCTAGAAGTTCAAAGAGTGAATCAAAGGCTTGCTAAGATGGAGGATATGCTTCAGACTTTATTGAGCCGAGTTCCATTGGCTGGAACACCTCCGGGAAGTACGGTCATCtcgcagcaacagcaacaacagcagcagctgcagcaacaacaacaacagcagcagcagcaacagcagcagagACCCTTGAATTTCCCATCGAGTAGTTCAGCTCAAAATCAACCGTCCTGCCAAGTGCAAGTGAATCAACAGCAAGTTGTTCCACAAAGTATGCAAATGTCTGAACAGAAGGCGTCTATAACGAGTACGACGACTTCTATGACACCTGGCGAAGGTTATAGagagcaacaacaacaacaacaacagcagcctATGGAACGTAGTTCAAAGAGTCAagaacatcatcatcatcatcaccaccatcaccaacaGTCAAAAGATTCAGACAGATTATCAGGTAGTTCCGATTACAAAACTTCCTCGAGAGAAGTTAGTAAAGAACTTCTTGAAAGACTTGCCCAAGCATCAACCTCGAGAGGTGACGACTCGAGTGCACTTGGACCACTCATAttaaggaaacgaaaaagtaaATCGCGCAACAAGGGTGCAGCGCCTCTCGCACCTTTAGCTACCCAACCGATTAGTCCCTCGGAGGCTACGGAAACTACACAAATGCTCGAATGTACCGACGATCGTGAGGCTAGCAGTGCCAGTGTCGAAAGGACCGAGAGGACCGATAGGTCCGAACGAAAAAGGCCACCACCCAGGCCTagagaatattattga
- the LOC124951572 gene encoding potassium voltage-gated channel protein eag-like isoform X3 — protein sequence MPGGRRGLVAPQNTFLENIIRRSSSQPDSSFLLANAQIVDFPIVYCNESFCKISGYNRAEVMQKSCRCGFMYGELTNKETIARIEECLEGQIHDQFEILLYKKNSTPRETPLWLLLQIAPIKNERDLVVLFLLTFRDITALKQPIETDDSKGGLSKFAKLARSVTRSRSVLVSQFSSHLPALKDSALPTTAKQSHLAHMMSLSGDVMPQYRQEAPKTPPHILLHYCAFKAIWDWIILCLTFYTAIMVPYNVAFKNKTSEDVSLLVLDSIVDVIFFIDIVLNFHTTFVGAGGEVVSDPKVIRMNYLKSWFIIDLLSCLPYDVFNAFDHDEDGIGSLFSALKVVRLLRLGRVVRKLDRYLEYGAAMLILLLCFYMLVAHWLACIWYSIGRSDADNGVQYSWLWKLANVTQSPYSYLWTNASTAPELVAGPSRRTMYVTALYFTMTCMTSVGFGNVAAETDNEKIFTICMMIIAALLYATIFGHVTTIIQQMTSATAKYHDMLNNVREFMKLHEVPKALSERVMDYVVSTWAMTKGLDTDKVLNYCPKDMKADICVHLNRKVFNEHPAFRLASDGCLRALAMHFTMSHSAPGDLLYHTGESIDSLCFIVTGSLEVIQDDEVVAILGKGDVFGDSFWTNPSVGQSAANVRALTYCDLHTIKRDRLLEVLDFYQAFANSFARNLVLTYNLSNRLIFRKVADVRREKELAERRKNEPQLDQAQDHLVRKIFSRFKTDGEAQISVSKAVSTRSQQDSDEELTVNVLPPWPSFRFRRERHTADVEKGDSKDGKDGESSHSRKPSTDENIAAKPRTGKWGRLLGSSSLDSGSETGTAGDTFKRSLSARDSRPSSSAGTNKVFPKFGKLGGTIEETGGGDSADKDGQHQQQQQQQQQLQQQQSQNLSVDSKQLQLRRLESYDGGLISTQPSHDREILAAVLEVKVDLKLEVQRVNQRLAKMEDMLQTLLSRVPLAGTPPGSTVISQQQQQQQQLQQQQQQQQQQQQQRPLNFPSSSSAQNQPSCQVQVNQQQVVPQSMQMSEQKASITSTTTSMTPGEGYREQQQQQQQQPMERSSKSQEHHHHHHHHHQQSKDSDRLSGSSDYKTSSREVSKELLERLAQASTSRGDDSSALGPLILRKRKSKSRNKGAAPLAPLATQPISPSEATETTQMLECTDDREASSASVERTERTDRSERKRPPPRPREYY from the exons GTACCCCACGAG AAACACCACTATGGCTTCTACTGCAAATAGCACCGATCAAAAACGAACGAGACTTAGTCGTCCTGTTTCTGTTAACCTTCCGGGATATAACGGCGTTGAAGCAGCCTATAGAGACGGACGACAGCAAGGGTGGCCTTTCGAAATTTGCCAAACTCGCAAGATCGGTTACCAGATCGAGATCGGTCCTTGTTTCGCAATTCAGCTCCCACCTTCCGGCTCTGAAGGATTCTGCTTTACCTACCACGGCAAAACAATCACATCTGGCtcat ATGATGTCCTTGAGCGGAGATGTAATGCCACAGTACAGACAGGAAGCACCAAAAACTCCACCGCACATTTTGTTACATTATTGCGCATTCAAAGCGATCTGGGATTGGATTATTTTGTGCTTGACCTTTTACACGGCCATAATGGTTCCGTACAACGTTGCCTTCAAAAATAAAACCAGCGAGGATGTTTCTCTTTTGGTACTCGACAGTATAGTCGatgtaatattctttatcgatatagtattaaattttcataccACATTCGTCGGTGCTGGTGGTGAAGTTGTGTCCGATCCAAAA GTTATCAGAATGAATTATCTCAAGTCTTGGTTCATCATCGATTTGCTGAGCTGTCTACCCTACGACGTGTTCAATGCGTTTGATCACGATGAGGACGGTATCGGTAGTCTTTTCTCCGCTTTGAAGGTTGTCCGTTTACTTCGTCTTGGAAGGGTCGTTCGCAAACTCGATCGGTATCTGGAATATGGAGCCGCCATGCTCATTCTTCTGCTCTGTTTCTACATGTTGGTTGCTCACTGGCTGGCCTGTATCTG GTATTCGATAGGAAGATCGGATGCTGACAACGGAGTTCAATATTCATGGCTATGGAAGTTGGCCAATGTTACCCAGTCACCGTACAGTTACTTGTGGACCAATGCCAGCACTGCACCAGAACTAGTAGCTGGACCATCACGCCGCACGATGTATGTCACTGCTCTTTACTTCACGATGACTTGCATGACTTCCGTCGGCTTTGGAAACGTTGCGGCAGAAACAGATAACGAGAAGATATTTACCATCTGCATGATGATCATTGCTG cATTGCTGTACGCTACGATTTTTGGTCACGTTACAACTATTATTCAACAAATGACATCGGCCACAGCCAAATATCATGACATGTTGAACAACGTACGGGAATTCATGAAACTCCATGAAGTACCTAAAGCGCTTAGCGAACGTGTCATGGATTATGTAGTAAGTACATGGGCAATGACCAAGGGCCTAGATACGGACAAAGTGCTTAACTATTGTCCTAAAGATATGAAAGCCGATATTTGCGTACATCTTAATCGGAAGGTTTTCAATGAACACCCTGCCTTCAG GTTGGCATCCGACGGATGTTTACGTGCTTTAGCAATGCATTTTACAATGTCGCACAGTGCACCTGGTGATCTGCTCTATCACACAGGTGAATCTATCGACTCGTTATGCTTCATCGTTACCGGAAGCCTAGAAGTTATACAAGACGATGAAGTAGTAGCGATTCTTGGAAAGGGTGATGTCTTTGGTGACAGCTTTTGGACTAACCCATCGGTTGGACAAAGCGCCGCTAACGTTAGAGCATTAACTTATTGTGACCTTCATACTATTAAACGTGATCGGCTGTTAGAAGTTTTGGATTTTTATCAAGCCTTCGCAAACTCCTTCGCCAGAAATCTTGTACTAACGTACAATCTAAGCAATCGG CTGATCTTTCGAAAGGTGGCCGACGTGCGTCGTGAAAAGGAACTCGCCGAAAGACGAAAAAACGAGCCACAGTTGGATCAAGCTCAGGATCATTTAGTTCGGAAAATTTTCTCAAG GTTCAAGACTGATGGGGAAGCCCAGATCAGCGTCTCCAAAGCCGTTTCAACACGGTCCCAACAGGATTCAGACGAGGAGCTCACCGTGAACGTCCTGCCGCCCTGGCCCAGTTTTAG ATTTCGTAGAGAGAGACATACGGCAGATGTTGAGAAAGGAGACAGTAAGGATGGGAAAGATGGCGAATCGTCGCATTCAAGAAAACCGTCCACCGATGAGAATATCGCTGCCAAACCACGAACTGGCAAGTGGGGAAGGTTGTTAg gTAGTTCCAGTCTGGATTCAGGTAGTGAAACAGGTACGGCCGGGGACACGTTCAAGAGATCGTTAAGTGCAAGAGATTCGCGTCCAAGTTCTAGTGCCGGAACGAACAAAGTATTTCCGAAATTCGGGAAGTTAGGTGGTACGATAGAAGAAACAGGTGGAGGAGATAGCGCTGATAAGGATGGACAAcatcagcaacaacagcaacaacaacaacaactacaacaacaacaatctcAGAATCTTTCGGTAGACTCGAAGCAATTGCAGCTTCGACGTTTGGAAAGTTATGATGGTGGTTTGATATCGACTCAGCCTAGTCACGATCGTGAGATTCTTGCGGCGGTATTAGAAGTGAAGGTCGACTTAAAGCTAGAAGTTCAAAGAGTGAATCAAAGGCTTGCTAAGATGGAGGATATGCTTCAGACTTTATTGAGCCGAGTTCCATTGGCTGGAACACCTCCGGGAAGTACGGTCATCtcgcagcaacagcaacaacagcagcagctgcagcaacaacaacaacagcagcagcagcaacagcagcagagACCCTTGAATTTCCCATCGAGTAGTTCAGCTCAAAATCAACCGTCCTGCCAAGTGCAAGTGAATCAACAGCAAGTTGTTCCACAAAGTATGCAAATGTCTGAACAGAAGGCGTCTATAACGAGTACGACGACTTCTATGACACCTGGCGAAGGTTATAGagagcaacaacaacaacaacaacagcagcctATGGAACGTAGTTCAAAGAGTCAagaacatcatcatcatcatcaccaccatcaccaacaGTCAAAAGATTCAGACAGATTATCAGGTAGTTCCGATTACAAAACTTCCTCGAGAGAAGTTAGTAAAGAACTTCTTGAAAGACTTGCCCAAGCATCAACCTCGAGAGGTGACGACTCGAGTGCACTTGGACCACTCATAttaaggaaacgaaaaagtaaATCGCGCAACAAGGGTGCAGCGCCTCTCGCACCTTTAGCTACCCAACCGATTAGTCCCTCGGAGGCTACGGAAACTACACAAATGCTCGAATGTACCGACGATCGTGAGGCTAGCAGTGCCAGTGTCGAAAGGACCGAGAGGACCGATAGGTCCGAACGAAAAAGGCCACCACCCAGGCCTagagaatattattga
- the LOC124951572 gene encoding potassium voltage-gated channel protein eag-like isoform X5 has product MPGGRRGLVAPQNTFLENIIRRSSSQPDSSFLLANAQIVDFPIVYCNESFCKISGYNRAEVMQKSCRCGFMYGELTNKETIARIEECLEGQIHDQFEILLYKKNSTPRETPLWLLLQIAPIKNERDLVVLFLLTFRDITALKQPIETDDSKGGLSKFAKLARSVTRSRSVLVSQFSSHLPALKDSALPTTAKQSHLAHMMSLSGDVMPQYRQEAPKTPPHILLHYCAFKAIWDWIILCLTFYTAIMVPYNVAFKNKTSEDVSLLVLDSIVDVIFFIDIVLNFHTTFVGAGGEVVSDPKVIRMNYLKSWFIIDLLSCLPYDVFNAFDHDEDGIGSLFSALKVVRLLRLGRVVRKLDRYLEYGAAMLILLLCFYMLVAHWLACIWYVTLRYSIGRSDADNGVQYSWLWKLANVTQSPYSYLWTNASTAPELVAGPSRRTMYVTALYFTMTCMTSVGFGNVAAETDNEKIFTICMMIIAALLYATIFGHVTTIIQQMTSATAKYHDMLNNVREFMKLHEVPKALSERVMDYVVSTWAMTKGLDTDKVLNYCPKDMKADICVHLNRKVFNEHPAFRLASDGCLRALAMHFTMSHSAPGDLLYHTGESIDSLCFIVTGSLEVIQDDEVVAILGKGDVFGDSFWTNPSVGQSAANVRALTYCDLHTIKRDRLLEVLDFYQAFANSFARNLVLTYNLSNRLIFRKVADVRREKELAERRKNEPQLDQAQDHLVRKIFSRFRRERHTADVEKGDSKDGKDGESSHSRKPSTDENIAAKPRTGKWGRLLGSSSLDSGSETGTAGDTFKRSLSARDSRPSSSAGTNKVFPKFGKLGGTIEETGGGDSADKDGQHQQQQQQQQQLQQQQSQNLSVDSKQLQLRRLESYDGGLISTQPSHDREILAAVLEVKVDLKLEVQRVNQRLAKMEDMLQTLLSRVPLAGTPPGSTVISQQQQQQQQLQQQQQQQQQQQQQRPLNFPSSSSAQNQPSCQVQVNQQQVVPQSMQMSEQKASITSTTTSMTPGEGYREQQQQQQQQPMERSSKSQEHHHHHHHHHQQSKDSDRLSGSSDYKTSSREVSKELLERLAQASTSRGDDSSALGPLILRKRKSKSRNKGAAPLAPLATQPISPSEATETTQMLECTDDREASSASVERTERTDRSERKRPPPRPREYY; this is encoded by the exons GTACCCCACGAG AAACACCACTATGGCTTCTACTGCAAATAGCACCGATCAAAAACGAACGAGACTTAGTCGTCCTGTTTCTGTTAACCTTCCGGGATATAACGGCGTTGAAGCAGCCTATAGAGACGGACGACAGCAAGGGTGGCCTTTCGAAATTTGCCAAACTCGCAAGATCGGTTACCAGATCGAGATCGGTCCTTGTTTCGCAATTCAGCTCCCACCTTCCGGCTCTGAAGGATTCTGCTTTACCTACCACGGCAAAACAATCACATCTGGCtcat ATGATGTCCTTGAGCGGAGATGTAATGCCACAGTACAGACAGGAAGCACCAAAAACTCCACCGCACATTTTGTTACATTATTGCGCATTCAAAGCGATCTGGGATTGGATTATTTTGTGCTTGACCTTTTACACGGCCATAATGGTTCCGTACAACGTTGCCTTCAAAAATAAAACCAGCGAGGATGTTTCTCTTTTGGTACTCGACAGTATAGTCGatgtaatattctttatcgatatagtattaaattttcataccACATTCGTCGGTGCTGGTGGTGAAGTTGTGTCCGATCCAAAA GTTATCAGAATGAATTATCTCAAGTCTTGGTTCATCATCGATTTGCTGAGCTGTCTACCCTACGACGTGTTCAATGCGTTTGATCACGATGAGGACGGTATCGGTAGTCTTTTCTCCGCTTTGAAGGTTGTCCGTTTACTTCGTCTTGGAAGGGTCGTTCGCAAACTCGATCGGTATCTGGAATATGGAGCCGCCATGCTCATTCTTCTGCTCTGTTTCTACATGTTGGTTGCTCACTGGCTGGCCTGTATCTGGTACGTCACATTAAG GTATTCGATAGGAAGATCGGATGCTGACAACGGAGTTCAATATTCATGGCTATGGAAGTTGGCCAATGTTACCCAGTCACCGTACAGTTACTTGTGGACCAATGCCAGCACTGCACCAGAACTAGTAGCTGGACCATCACGCCGCACGATGTATGTCACTGCTCTTTACTTCACGATGACTTGCATGACTTCCGTCGGCTTTGGAAACGTTGCGGCAGAAACAGATAACGAGAAGATATTTACCATCTGCATGATGATCATTGCTG cATTGCTGTACGCTACGATTTTTGGTCACGTTACAACTATTATTCAACAAATGACATCGGCCACAGCCAAATATCATGACATGTTGAACAACGTACGGGAATTCATGAAACTCCATGAAGTACCTAAAGCGCTTAGCGAACGTGTCATGGATTATGTAGTAAGTACATGGGCAATGACCAAGGGCCTAGATACGGACAAAGTGCTTAACTATTGTCCTAAAGATATGAAAGCCGATATTTGCGTACATCTTAATCGGAAGGTTTTCAATGAACACCCTGCCTTCAG GTTGGCATCCGACGGATGTTTACGTGCTTTAGCAATGCATTTTACAATGTCGCACAGTGCACCTGGTGATCTGCTCTATCACACAGGTGAATCTATCGACTCGTTATGCTTCATCGTTACCGGAAGCCTAGAAGTTATACAAGACGATGAAGTAGTAGCGATTCTTGGAAAGGGTGATGTCTTTGGTGACAGCTTTTGGACTAACCCATCGGTTGGACAAAGCGCCGCTAACGTTAGAGCATTAACTTATTGTGACCTTCATACTATTAAACGTGATCGGCTGTTAGAAGTTTTGGATTTTTATCAAGCCTTCGCAAACTCCTTCGCCAGAAATCTTGTACTAACGTACAATCTAAGCAATCGG CTGATCTTTCGAAAGGTGGCCGACGTGCGTCGTGAAAAGGAACTCGCCGAAAGACGAAAAAACGAGCCACAGTTGGATCAAGCTCAGGATCATTTAGTTCGGAAAATTTTCTCAAG ATTTCGTAGAGAGAGACATACGGCAGATGTTGAGAAAGGAGACAGTAAGGATGGGAAAGATGGCGAATCGTCGCATTCAAGAAAACCGTCCACCGATGAGAATATCGCTGCCAAACCACGAACTGGCAAGTGGGGAAGGTTGTTAg gTAGTTCCAGTCTGGATTCAGGTAGTGAAACAGGTACGGCCGGGGACACGTTCAAGAGATCGTTAAGTGCAAGAGATTCGCGTCCAAGTTCTAGTGCCGGAACGAACAAAGTATTTCCGAAATTCGGGAAGTTAGGTGGTACGATAGAAGAAACAGGTGGAGGAGATAGCGCTGATAAGGATGGACAAcatcagcaacaacagcaacaacaacaacaactacaacaacaacaatctcAGAATCTTTCGGTAGACTCGAAGCAATTGCAGCTTCGACGTTTGGAAAGTTATGATGGTGGTTTGATATCGACTCAGCCTAGTCACGATCGTGAGATTCTTGCGGCGGTATTAGAAGTGAAGGTCGACTTAAAGCTAGAAGTTCAAAGAGTGAATCAAAGGCTTGCTAAGATGGAGGATATGCTTCAGACTTTATTGAGCCGAGTTCCATTGGCTGGAACACCTCCGGGAAGTACGGTCATCtcgcagcaacagcaacaacagcagcagctgcagcaacaacaacaacagcagcagcagcaacagcagcagagACCCTTGAATTTCCCATCGAGTAGTTCAGCTCAAAATCAACCGTCCTGCCAAGTGCAAGTGAATCAACAGCAAGTTGTTCCACAAAGTATGCAAATGTCTGAACAGAAGGCGTCTATAACGAGTACGACGACTTCTATGACACCTGGCGAAGGTTATAGagagcaacaacaacaacaacaacagcagcctATGGAACGTAGTTCAAAGAGTCAagaacatcatcatcatcatcaccaccatcaccaacaGTCAAAAGATTCAGACAGATTATCAGGTAGTTCCGATTACAAAACTTCCTCGAGAGAAGTTAGTAAAGAACTTCTTGAAAGACTTGCCCAAGCATCAACCTCGAGAGGTGACGACTCGAGTGCACTTGGACCACTCATAttaaggaaacgaaaaagtaaATCGCGCAACAAGGGTGCAGCGCCTCTCGCACCTTTAGCTACCCAACCGATTAGTCCCTCGGAGGCTACGGAAACTACACAAATGCTCGAATGTACCGACGATCGTGAGGCTAGCAGTGCCAGTGTCGAAAGGACCGAGAGGACCGATAGGTCCGAACGAAAAAGGCCACCACCCAGGCCTagagaatattattga